A window from Solanum stenotomum isolate F172 chromosome 5, ASM1918654v1, whole genome shotgun sequence encodes these proteins:
- the LOC125865291 gene encoding serine carboxypeptidase-like 18 translates to MVRFIVILLLLLVSQVVSSHFIVETLPGFDGKLPFTLETGYIGVGEDGKVQLFYFFVKSERDPENDPLMIWLTGGPGCSALSTFFYEMGPLTFDYANSSGNFPKLELNSYSWTKVANIIFIDQPAGTGYSYANTSEAYNCSDTLSVTLTYDFLRKWLMDHPEYLKNPLYVTGGSYSGFFVGPLTLKIYDGIELGDKPRVNIKGYIQGNAQTDRYIDFNGRVKYANRMGLISDKIYQSTKANCNGNYIDVDPNNILCLSDLQKVERCLKNIQGTHILEPWCDLESFMSILQETPTNGQSVFPIPGPWCREKNYIYSYVWANDKAVQKALNVREGTMLEWVRCNESMHYRGKERTESYVYDVPSAVDDHRHLTSKSCRALIYSGDHDMIVPHLTTEEWIETLKLPVVDDWEPWIVDAQVAGYKMKYLQNDYELTYATVKGAGHTAAEYKPEQCLSMVDRWFSGDPL, encoded by the exons ATGGTGCGATTCATTGTTATTCTACTGCTGCTACTTGTATCTCAGGTCGtctcatcacacttcatcgttGAGACTCTTCCTGGATTTGATGGAAAACTTCCATTTACACTCGAAACGGG TTACATTGGTGTTGGAGAAGATGGAAAAGTGCAGTTGTTTTATTTCTTCGTAAAATCTGAGAGAGATCCGGAAAATGATCCTCTCATGATTTGGCTCACCGGAGGTCCTGGTTGCTCTGCTCTATCTACCTTTTTTTATGAGATGG GTCCTTTAACCTTTGATTATGCAAATTCTAGTGGAAATTTCCCGAAATTGGAGTTGAACTCATATTCTTGGACCAAG GTGGCCAACATAATATTTATAGATCAACCTGCTGGCACAGGCTACTCATATGCAAACACTTCAGAAGCTTACAACTGCAGTGATACCCTCTCTGTAACTCTAACTTACGACTTCCTTAGAAAG TGGCTTATGGACCATCCCGAGTATCTCAAGAATCCACTATATGTTACTGGTGGTTCCTACTCAGGCTTCTTTGTTGGACCACTTACTCTCAAAATATACGATG GTATTGAACTTGGTGACAAGCCTCGAGTGAATATCAAA GGATATATACAAGGCAATGCTCAAACAGATAGATACATCGACTTCAATGGTAGAGTCAAATATGCTAATCGTATGGGACTTATTTCAGATAAGATCTATCAG TCCACTAAAGCAAATTGCAATGGGAACTACATTGACGTTGATCCAAATAACATATTATGTCTAAGTGATCTTCAGAAAGTAGAAAGG TGTCTCAAGAACATACAAGGGACACATATTTTAGAACCTTGGTGTGACCTTGAATCTTTTATGAGCATTCTCCAAGAAACTCCTACAAATGGCCAGTCAGTATTTCCAATTCCAGGACCATGGTGTCGA gaaaaaaattacatatactCATATGTTTGGGCAAACGATAAAGCTGTCCAGAAAGCACTAAACGTTCGTGAG GGAACAATGTTGGAGTGGGTGAGATGCAATGAAAGCATGCATTATCGAGGTAAGGAGAGAACCGAGTCATATGTGTATGATGTCCCAAGTGCCGTTGATGATCATCGCCATCTCACCAGCAAATCCTGTCGAGCACTAATTTATAG CGGTGACCATGACATGATTGTTCCGCATTTGACCACGGAAGAATGGATAGAAACTTTGAAACTGCCAGTTGTAGATGATTGGGAGCCTTGGATTGTTGACGCTCAAGTTGCAGG ATACAAGATGAAGTATTTACAAAATGATTATGAGCTGACATATGCAACTGTTAAG ggTGCGGGGCATACAGCTGCTGAATACAAGCCAGAACAATGCCTGTCAATGGTTGATAGGTGGTTTTCTGGTGACCCTCTTTAG